The following proteins are encoded in a genomic region of Methylobacterium tardum:
- a CDS encoding sigma-70 family RNA polymerase sigma factor — translation MPVTEGSSLLDPVEDFSLADAAGDPVEETRHGLPEAVRAHLGTLLGHAYDRIGPAPGATSDRFAELLARLEAALVQAEGERDGTFRAGLLEVVPALHRFAVSLTRDPAAADDLVQDTLLRGWRGRGGFTPGTNLEAWLFTILRNVFYSQHRKHGREVSDTDGNHAERLTSVPEQGGHLDLQDVRAALDRLAPVMREALVLVAIENLSYEEAAAVMNCRIGTVKSRVWRAREQLARMLGYSGSEIGNDGVMLSVTGATV, via the coding sequence ATGCCCGTTACCGAAGGCTCATCGCTGCTCGATCCCGTCGAGGATTTCTCCCTCGCGGACGCGGCCGGGGATCCCGTCGAGGAGACCCGGCACGGCCTGCCTGAGGCGGTGCGCGCGCATCTCGGCACCCTGCTCGGCCATGCCTACGACCGGATCGGCCCGGCGCCGGGGGCGACCTCGGATCGCTTCGCCGAGTTGCTAGCGCGCCTCGAGGCCGCGCTGGTGCAGGCCGAGGGCGAACGCGACGGGACGTTCCGCGCGGGTCTGCTGGAGGTGGTGCCGGCGCTGCACCGGTTCGCCGTCTCCCTGACCCGCGACCCGGCTGCGGCCGACGACCTCGTGCAGGACACGCTGCTGCGCGGCTGGCGCGGGCGCGGGGGCTTCACCCCCGGCACCAATCTGGAAGCGTGGCTGTTCACGATCCTGCGCAACGTCTTCTACAGCCAGCACCGCAAGCACGGCCGCGAGGTCTCCGATACCGACGGCAACCACGCCGAGCGGCTGACCAGCGTGCCCGAGCAGGGCGGCCATCTCGACCTTCAGGACGTGCGCGCCGCCCTCGACCGGCTGGCGCCGGTGATGCGCGAGGCGCTGGTCCTCGTCGCGATCGAGAACCTGAGCTACGAGGAAGCCGCCGCCGTGATGAACTGCCGGATCGGCACCGTGAAGAGCCGCGTCTGGCGCGCCCGCGAGCAGCTCGCGCGGATGCTCGGCTACAGCGGCTCCGAGATCGGCAATGACGGGGTGATGCTCTCGGTGACCGGCGCCACGGTCTGA